The Spea bombifrons isolate aSpeBom1 chromosome 4, aSpeBom1.2.pri, whole genome shotgun sequence genome segment AAGTTGAAAAAGTCCATCATGTTCGAAGGAAGCAGAACTCACTAATAAAGCGATTTCCAGTTCTGCCTCACAAAGGGAAAAATATCTTAGCTAACCATAACttatcctgtccttataacccattatatgcCTCTATAGTCTTCTTCGCTAAAAGCTCATCCAGCCCATATTTAAAAGCATCTATCGGATCTGACAACACAGACTCAATGGGTAGTGGATTCCGCATCTTTACTGCTATTACTCCATCTTCGCTGCTTTAGGTGAAAGTTCCTTTCTTTGAGTCTGAATGGACGACCTCTTGTTCCTTGACCCCTCCGTATTACTGAACGGGTCATCAGAGAGCAGATGATGTTGTCCGTGTACGTATTTGtgtaatgacatcatatcccctgTAAGATACCTTTTTCTAGTGTAAGCAAATCTTACTTTTCTAGGCTTACTTTGTAACAAAGATGTTCTAGTccccttattcattttgtaggCCACCTTTAGAAGACTTCAGATCGAGGCGAATTCATTTTATATGCAAAATTATCTTTGGGATCCCAGATACAACAAATGCAAACTAAGGGCAAAGTACGTAGTCAATAATGTTAtggaaaacaaaccaaaacCACTTTAGTCTTCGTCTTTTATGTCCCTTTCTATTGGCTTTGATTACCGGAGTTGGGCTATTGAGTTAGGTCTGTCAGACTTAAATTGCTTTATGAACCCCTCTTACCTGCGGGTATCTGTAGAGTCCCAGAATATGAGCCAGGAGGACCGAGTGAGTGGACGTGGCGTGTCCTATTACGGCAGCGAGCGGAACTTCTCCAAGACATCGGTAATTGGGGATGACGCCATCATCTCCTGTTACTAATCGTAACGATCCTTCTAAATCCAGCCTCAGAACTCTACAAGAATCATATGCTTGGAAGCCAAGTGTGACGTTAGGGAGGATATCTGGGTTTCCATTTATTTCATCCAGAGCGAACCTCAAGGTCTGGAGTCCCTGGTAGCCTTCATAGTAGATCCTTCAGTACAAATAAAACATCGCAACCAGTTGGTATCACAGACAGAGATGAAATAGAATAGAGGACATCGAAGAACCTTTTCaatcacattttaattattaactCTTGAAGAGAGCTTTTACATTATTCATATAGCACCGGCAgagtccgtagcgctgtacatccCAAGCTTTATTGAATACCTGAACCTGTGTTCTCCTGAACCTGTTCCATTCCCGGTATCTACTACTCTTTCTGTAAAGAAGGATTTTTCTACGTTAACCCCTCCGTTTCCATCTTCTTACTTTAAAGCATGTCTGCTAGTTCTGGCGTTTCTCTATATATtagacttaaccccttaatatatgtgactgtattaaccccttcatgacaaagcccgtagatgtacgggctcacaatgcattgtttttaaatggtttaaggacaacccattgtccttaaggggttaaatataccaAACAGTTCAATTTCTTTATTTAGTGGCACAAATTCTTACGGGAAAACGTTAATCATGTTCTCTGCCTGTCTGACCCCCGTGTGTTCATCAtacttgtatgtatgtgaattaTTTACGACATTTTTACTTCTTATATCCTATATACAAAGGCGTGGTAGTAAAACTACGTATACTATGGGAGTAGTAGTGTTAAGTTCATGTTCCTTGGATTtgtgtgattattcctccccataacACATAGCTTCCCTATTGCTAAGTTGCTGCGTCTGTATAGAGGAGGCTGATCGTTCTCGAAGCCAGGAACAAGGGAGTTGATCTCAGAACAGGGATCTAATTGTTGTGCTAATGCTGCCAACTCTACCACCCCCCCTTCTTTACTTAAGgtgaaacataaataaaaatacatagacGCATAGAATCTGCCGTCAGATCAGACCCCTTCCGCCCGTCTTGTCTGTCTGTTCCATCTGCTGTAATGTCTCAAACCTTAAACAGTctctggtctcgtcttagattcaggagccgtatgcctgtcccatgcatgttaacaTTTCCccactgtattagcatctaccacttctactgggaggctgttccacttatctaccaccctcccagtaaagtaaaacttccttccattccatctgagACTCTAGGTCTATTGCACCAACATTTCTccccctttaaaataaatgtccctcctgtactttgttaaatccttctatgtatttaaatgtctctctcccaccccctctctctcttctctccccccaaGCCGGAGATATTGAGATCCCTCAGTTTTTCCTGATCacttttatcctgcaaaccattcgcCATTTTAGTCGCCCTCTCCTAAGATCTCTAATATGTCAAtgaggtctccagaactgtcccccaatactctaggtgagatcCCACCAGAGGTCTATAAAGTGTCAGAACCTCCTCCTTCTTCCTGCCACCaatgcctctcgctatacaacccaacACCCTGCTTTATcgcattgcctgcttacctttacgTCATCAGAAATACTTTATAAATCCATGATTACCCTAAAATCCATGATAATACTTTATAAATCCATGAGTAACAACACAAGCTACAAGGAGTTCTAATCATTGAATCCATTCTAAAAGCTCTGAAGGTCCATCCTTTAACGTTCTAGAGACTAGATACAGCCCCGGAAACTCACGGATACGGTACAAACCCCGTCATGTGTCCTTACACGGTACACGCGACCTTGGGTGGTCTTTCATTGAACGAGATCTGTTGGTAAACTTTGTCGGCGTGCAGCGGCAGCATCAGCCCCATCATTATATCCCCCGGCTGCGAGAAGCCCTCGAGCTCCGAGACGTGAAGTCCACATCGCCGATCCGTGGAGCAgacagccggaaggaggtgagACAGGACGACGTGCCAGAGAGCTCCATAAATACTGATCATCATATTTCTAGAATGTCCCAATACCTAGGAATAGCGGAGACAAAGAAACCACCATTAGTTCCGCGCCTCGCAGGCATCTCCAAGGAACGGCAAACGACCAGATGGGTCACTTTCCCAAGGCTGCtctaatttaaacaaaatgggcaatgaaacctttttaaaaacaaaatgcatgccCACAAAGCATAATCTGGACCAAGAGGTCTTCTCCTTTGCTTCCACCATCACTGTATGTTgggtttttggtttattattgAAGACCATTTGGTCATGGTTGACCTGTGAGATGGAAGGGGTCTGCCTAATGTTCCTGTCTAAAAGCcggtctgcaaaaaaaaaaggggtatcTTAAAATATACACAATGATTGAACACAAACATTACTGAAGATGTTCAGATATGTGACCAAGATGCCAACCGACATCAGGGGCAGTGCCTGGCATTTGCTCCAGGGGTTAAAGGTCATCACGTTGGAGAGAGCGCGATAGAACGCTGTGTTTAGAGGGTGGTAGGGGGTTAGAGCGGAGAATCGTTGTAGATGGATGGTGTATAGAGGAGAGTTTGTCGGATATACGGTGATCTCTTTAGAGTGATAGTACGAATAGTAGAGTAGGTATGGCGGAGACCCCATAAAAGAATAGTAAAGAGATAATAGGAGGTTACGGTAACGATATAGCAAAGGATCTTATACTTACTGCATCTCATTCTTTCCCTTCTATGTGCGGCAAGCAacaaaaatatccatttatatagagaacgtatatatataatgtaaatccaGATTAACTGTTTAATGCCTGTGCTAGGTGCTTAGACGGTGTTTCTATGGATTAccattaaaataaactgtaatTCAGGGGTTAATTTTCCCCGAAGAGGATTCCTTCTGAGATGCCTTGAGCGTTTTCCTCCCCTTGGGACATCTTATACTTTACTCGCTTTACACATGTGGTGTCCCTGCTGTACAGGCAAGGAATAGAGGGGGAGGGGATCACAGAATTAcacaattacaaaattaattcaATTAATACGTAATTACGTAAAacaataacatacattttcCTTACTCAATATAtgattgtatatattgtatattgcaaTTTCTTTGAATTGTGAATTTTTGATGCTCGACGCCATGATGGATTTTTAATATTGATGGTGTTTATTATCGAAAATGCAAGCAAAAATAtgaactttaaataaatatatatacttttgaaGTCATAAAAGAATATGTATTATTTGCGTTTGCTCAGATAAAAGAACGAGAACTCAAcaaatgcagctgcctgaagacCTTATATTATAGggcaaaaaaactacaaaacagAGCAATACTTtaggaatttatttttaatctgatactaggaACGGCGGGAGTAGTAAAtagttgtttttaatatttaatatatatcgtCTGTAGTGAATATTTACACACATGTTACAAATAGTCAGTCTGTTACAGGACCAGATACACAGTGCCTTCCAATCCTTACATTTACATGGCTTCCAACTGTCCCGCTTTGtgtgggacagtcccgattttacCACCTGAGCTCGCTTTTCGGGACAGATGTAGAgcccgagggggggggggtggcatgaTTCAGGACAGTGTTTTGATTTTCTAGTGTCTGGGACACCGGAGAATGCATACTGTGCATGGGCAGAATTGTGCGCATGCACAGTAGTGCTGCCGGTTTGAGTGACACTCAAAGCTCCGACCTCCGGTGTCCCCATTCATGGTGGTTGAATTTgggatgtatatatttatgtgaatgtgtgtttaacGCACGTAAGCCGTGTGGTACTACtctatttcttacatttttggTGTCCACATGTTTTTTAGGaacttacagaataaaatacttCCTTATGGGCTGTTAGTTATGAGTTTGCAGACCCGCGTAGAAGGTCTTCTCATTGGCCTCTGTTAGACGCTGCGCCATAATTTAATAGAAGAAGCTTCAAGATTAGTACGTTAGTGTCTTGCagccattttactttttgttcccCTATTTAGAatatagaatctgctggcagatcggccccatccggcccccgtctattcTGCCAGTTTCTCCTCCTCTTacgactcaaactttaatcagtcgttggtcttgtcttagattcaggagccgtatgcctgtcccatgtatgtttaataccctcactgtattaccctctaccacttctgctgggaggctgttccacttatctaccaccctctccataaaacttccttccattccatctaagcctctgaccttctagttttagattttggccacttttctcctcctttgaaacgTTCTTCTTTCCCTCCTCACTTTatctatttaccgtatttgctcgattataagacgaggttttttccagagcaaatgctccgaaaaatccccctcgtcttataattgaggtcgtcttctaatcagacctcattctgctggggctgtgctgcttaccgggctttgatcgcgagcagcgtctcagCTATTAGCAgcaagagaacaggaagctagcacagtcctcacataactctacctccccctccttcctctgggggcggggccagagaagttgctcacacagctgggcccctgcagaagtctgcgagtgggagatctgcagttcaggtaagggggtgggggaggggttttgcacaagtatggaatgaatgagtatttaaatgtttgtgaatgagtgtgtgtgtgatagcatggatatgtaaggggagtgggggtggtagcatggcatagggaggctgtaatcacactactatcatccacaggttccagcatgtactggctgccttggcttgataggagtgtgattgctgttagaagttatatatatatatatatatatatatatatatatatatatatatatatatatatataaatacctccagaaatgcattttaaccccctatatgccactcagccccatgatatgccttttaaccccctatatgccagagtggcatataggggtataatgcatatcatggggcagaggggcatataggagggtataagacatttctggagtcagagtggcatatagagggttaaaaggcacatcatggggcagagtggcaaataggggggtacaaggcatttctgggggcagagtggcaagcctgggggcagatgtgcataactgggggggcaggttggcaaataaaaggaaataaaaaatatatatttttctcaatcatagcttttattaaatatgaaaattagtttacatgaattaatatttactagtgaaactgttttcctatagggtagtcttatattcaggctttttgttttttttcctaaattaatattttgattttggggggccgtcttataatcagggtcgtcttataatcgagcaaatacggtaaatgtctctctcccatcccctctctctctcttctctcccccaagctgttcatattgagatccctttgTCTTTTCTCAAAATAGTTATGATGCACGTTTTGCTTATGtgaaattttaattttgtgAAAAATGTTGTAAACAGGTAGTATTCCGCATGGACGGTCCCGTAGCTGTCTAAGTACCGCATTTCGCATTTTTCCACCACCAGGAAAAAGACCTCACTAATGGAATCCTTTACAAGTTGGCGTAACTGGATTTTTTCTAGAAGTGGATAAAAACTGTtgcgttcatttttttttaaatggcgaAGAATGACGCTTTTCACCTCATGGAAAGttttctgaaaagaaaaatatggccGCCCATTGTTTCAGCAACCAGACACATCAGGAAACTAAGAGAATCATTGTGTGAATTATGATGTCAGCAGGAGGATACCACAGATTTCTGCACTAGGCAGACTGACTTAAACTGTCAGCCCAGGCCTAAGGCCTAGGGCAGGTCCAGGGGATGGCAGACCCACTGGTACACAGCGAGAGGGTAGATCGCCTTCTGGGGCGATCAAGCCCTTGTGGTCCCGCTGCACTATGAGCAGGTTGTAAggaagatctttgatctcctcaaATGGCcttactatggaggctgtgctggctcAGCAGAATTTCCAAAGACTTCAATAAATGGCGTCATATCCCGGTGCGGAGCATCTTTTATTCTATTTGGGATGGCGACTGTGGAGGGTGACGGCTGTGGGCTAGGTCAGACCTAAGGCGGTCACGGCAGAAAATACATAACTGACATTAGGCATCGGCCTTCATGAGGAAAGTTTTACAAAAAGCAAAGCAAAGTCAGTACTTGTATTCTCCAAcacaattatacttttttttttaatagtgatGATTAACAGAATGAGCCTTTACCCCAGCTGAAAATCTACGCTTCCCTCACAGCATTCTCCAACATCAAAATCATGaaataatgatacatttttttttaatcataaagtGCCCTTTTGCAATAAGAATGCATCACCACTTTTGCTTGTTGTCTATATGAATATAAGTTAGATATATCCATCTGGACTCTGGAATTTCTTAAAGAGGTTCTCTCTAGAGTTCATACTGGGTTTACATAATATTATAAAGCATTTTGGAGCAAACATAAAGGCAAGAAGAGCCCAGCTAGAAGCCAAGATGGCAAATATTTCCATGGCCACAATGTACCTGCCTTCAGCACTGAGGGAGGCTGGGATAAAAGACACCCAGACACTGAGGAAGGCCAACATGCTGAATGTGATAAACTTGGCCTCGTTGAAACTATCAGGAAGTCCCCTGGCCAGGAAAGCAACAATGAAACTGATGAAGGCCAGGAGACCAAGATATCCCAGCATGCTCCAGAAAGCTGTGGAAGAGCCCTCATTGCACTTAAGAATGATAACTCTGGGTTGGGATTCAGAGTCCTGTTCAGGAAAAGGAGGGGCAGTGGACAACCAAATGATGCACAGAAGAAACTGTAGAAGAGAACAGAAACAAATGATCAAGTAGGAGACCAAAGGACTTGTCCACCTTTTGAGAGCACTACCAGGTTTCGTGGCCATGAATGCAAACACCACCATGATTGTTTTTGCCAAAATGCAAGAAACGCAAAGAGTAAAGACCATTCCGAATGCAACTTGACGCAGCAGGCATTTTTCAGGTTGGGGGTAACCAATAAAAGCCAAAGAGCAGAGGAAGCAGAAGGACAGAGACACCAGAAGAAGACAACTGACGGAGTAGTTGTTGGCTTTCACGATAGGTGTTGTTCTCAACTGTATGAAAATCTTCAAAATGAAAACTGGAAATAAAGAGGAAACAATACTTGTAGAAGACAGCGTTCTGCCCAGTGGGTCTTCATAGGACAGATACTCTACAGGTTTTGGGAGACATATGGATTTCTGTGGATTTGGCCATGTGTCCCATGGACATTTAATACAATCAATGGAGTCtgcaaaataatacaatacactcaattaatatttatatccatatgatgacatcattttacaACACCCTTTTCTCAGGTAATATCTCAATGTACCTGTGCGGTTGGAGATCTCCCCTTGAGGACAAGGAAGACACTGGAAGCAGCAGACAGGTTCTCCTCTTTTAGTGGCCTTCCAGAAACCTGGGGGGCAACTCTGACTGCAGACCGAGACAGGGACCTGGGGCAGATATGATTGAAATGTTACCTTTTTCCAGGCAGATTCTTTTGTTATCTTATTATATAGGGGGCATCTGATGAAAGGCTATTgtcaggaaataataataatgtctagtACTCTATAACTATTTATAAAGTtaaaggcattttatttttcctactGAAACACACGTTCTTTCATGGCTAGCCCTTTATCGCTAGATACCCAAACCCAACAATTAACCACGTTCAGTGGACTGTCTAGACCAAACATAGACAAGTTGGTTTAATGAAGACATAGTGTTGGCACCTGTTGGTCTGCAGAGTTCCAGAACACCGCACTTGTGTTTATGCTGAAGATTTGGGTGGAGGTCATGTCATACCGGCCAACCTTGATAAATCTCATGGTGCCACTCGGGCTCAGCTGCCAGTTCACAATGTCATAGACAGCAGGTGGGTCTCCATTTTGGTTAAAGTACATTTCCTGACCGCCGCTCAGTGTGACTCTCGCCCTTTTCATATAGTACAGCAGCTATTAACGAGGAAAGAGGAAGATTATTTGTTGGAAGCATCTGAGATATTAATGAAGAGCTATGACTTAGTTTGGACTCTTCTACAGTATAACCCCCTTTTACTAGCGTGACAAGCAAATCCTCAAATTTTGGGAAAATGCAATAGCTGCCCAATGCCTTTTATGGACAAATTTCAGAGGCAGAGAGCATTTGACATACTAGAAAAGCATTTTGAACATTACATCTTTAATAAGTGCTCAaagttaaaattaattaaatatttgcctTTAATTGATAATCTGGAGGAAAAGAGcctataattaataaaatgtggtcaacATAGGTAAaatgagaattaaaaaaattcaaagatGTCCAAATAGCTAAGATAGTTGTGTGTTTTATCATTCTTTTCTTATACTTAGACCTGTTTGCAATGGAAATATTACCTGCCATGGCTTGAAGTTCTCAATATTTGCACACAATCCTTCTCGGAACGGACCTTCTCCATCTTTGCAGTTTTTAAGATCTTCCAAAGCTCTGGCCACAACCTGTACCGCAGTGTAAACACTATAAGTGACTCTTAAACTAGAGACATCATTGTAGCTATTCTCTGCGTTTTCTAGGTCTTCTGATCCAGTGCATTCTTTTACTGTCGTATCTCGTGTTTGGTTTGTATCAGTTGCAAATTTACATTGGAACGCTAACTCCCAAAATATCTTTACCCAATCTCTCGCCAATGACATAGAGGGGTGGATCTTGTTGAGGAACTCCCTTAGTCCTGGAATTGCCCCACTGTGGAGGGCTAGACCTATTGTTCCAATAAGCAGGGTGGAAAATTTTCCCAGGGAGCGTAGGGTGGATGTGGACCAAGCTTCACTGGCGACTAATGTCTTCTGTGTCACATTCTGTCTCAACATCTCATCCAGAAGAGGTAAAACATCAACATCAGTTGCGTAGACTACTACGACCATGGCTGTTGATGCCTTCATCACTTTGACTATATGATGAGCGTTACGATCTGGTTGGTTTGTAAGTATGTTCTCACTGAAGGCCACGCACGCTCCAGCCTTGATTATCTCTTGTCTCACTAGCTGAATTCCCTGCTGGCCATAATCATTGTCTACAGCTATTAGTCCAATCCAGGTCCAACCTAAATGCAACACTAGATGAGCAAGTCCCTTAGACTGGAAGGTATCGCTGGGGACGGTCCTGAAGAACGAGGGAAACTGTGTCCGGTCGCTGAGCAGGGAACTGGTAGAGACATAGCTGATCTGCTGGGAAAATGATATAAAGTATAGAACTTTATCATGCATTAGCAATGGCCACCAATTTCAGGgtaaggcttttttttgttggccCACCaggctttaaaatacatttcttctaAAAATAAGAACCGAAAAGAcaaatatgtaacattttaattgtgTGGTCTCTCTATTAACTGCTGTCCATAGCGattccaaaaaagaaaatgtgttttcttatcATTATGGGTTCTCAAACTCTCTAATAGACATAAAGGTATCCATCAAAATATGACTTTAATGATATTCTGAATGTAAGATGGACTGTTTTCACAGAGCACACACAGGAGTTTACATCAGCAAGTAGGTAAACCATTGAAGCATGGGACATAACTAAACATTGTATGGAAGCATTTCCTTAAAGAATCACGTTCCTGTAGAATGAAACTTTACCTGCGGATAATGATAGACGCCTAAAATGTGAGCCAGGAGGATTGAGTGAGTGGACATAGCTGGTCCAATTACGGAGCTGAGAGGAACATGCCCAAGACATCTGTAATTGGGGATAGCTCTGTCATATCCCGTCACCACTTGTAGAGTTCCTTCCAAATCAAAGTTCTGAGTGTCACAGGAATCATATGCTTGGAACCCAAGAGTAAGATTGATGAGGATGCTTGGATCCCCATTGATCTCCTCCACAGCGTATCTCATGGCTTGGAGCTGCTGATAGCTTTCAAAATGGAACCTTGAAGAAAAGAATGGAAACCTAGTTTTAGAGCCTTTTATTGTAAAACGGAATATAGGCTCTTGTTCAAAGTTTTTCAGCCATGTCATGCTTGGTTAAGATCATAAAGTCTCTCCTCAAGACCATCCACCATCACTGGATTCGCATAACCAGGCTCCCCCATTTATGTGTTAGTTCTATTAGGTAGaagcaataacaaaaaaaaggttgtaTAAGATTGGCTAAACTGATATTTTCCAGTTTCTCACATTTTCCAGTTTTTTAAAACTATGTTTTATGCCTGGAAGTCCCACCATAGCTGGGACAGGTTTAGAAAGGGGCAACACTAGATTAGACTAAAAATAGCAGAAAGTAGCACTTTTCGCTGAAAATAAAGTCCAGCTCCGAGTTCCCACGGCTGATTGAGTGAGCTTACATTTACATCACAGCCCATGTGACATTTCAACTCGTGCGTTGTGATGTCACTAGGTGGATTTTCCAGGTTTCTGCAATTGTCTCTCTTCCCAGGGTAAGGAAGACCTCTGAGGGGGACGGTACTGAATGGTTTCCAGGTTTACCATAATTTAAATGCCCTCGGTAGGAATGTTATTAACACTGCCTCTTGTAGCAGCTATTATCTATACATACTTGCAATGgcgtgcataaaaaaaatattattttatcatattatgAAAGCAAAAAGCTGTGAAaacatagtaaaatatatagcaTGTGTCTTTGTCATTTGGTTGTGTTGGAAGCCCAATCCAACATTCAAACATCAaagccaacccccccccccttacattGTACATGTGATGGCGGCTGGCCTCTCTTTGAAGAAGACATCTTGGTGGACCTTAGCAAGATGCAATGGTAACAGGACTCCGATCATCACATCCCCAGGCTGGGTCATCCCTGCGAGCTCTGACACATGGAGGCTACACCGATGGTCTTCGGAGTAAAATCCAGAAATAAGGTGAGACAAGAAGATTTGCCAGATTGTCTGATACAAAAGCCCCGTCATGATGTCATATGGCCAGACAAACCTATGAacatcaaaaaaaaaccaaataattaatatatccCATCAATTACATCAATTGAACcattataaatattgtgtttcgCTTGGGTATCTCAAGATTGGTTTTcacagaatgaaaaaatatttaggacTGGGTCTGAGTGGACCCcgtacaatgtatagttaaatcactgCGATGGCTTTCAACTGTGCATCATACCAGGCCAGCAAAAGCCCTTTTTGAAGAAGAAGCTCACTAGGGTATGGATGTCATTGGAATCCCCCATTATTCTGTTACACTAAGCATTTATGGAGACAGAatatcaaatataataaattcatgTATAAGATGCGGAATTTTGACGCAATTCCTTTGAGAAACTTATTTTGTACATGTATGGAATATACCATTTTCTATTGCCCTAAAATATAGAACATGTAAAGTTCCAGTACTCACTGTCATAATGGTCCAAAACGAGAAATGTGGCATTAAGAGAGGTCACTCCAAGATGATGATGATTCGGTTCCTTTTAGGGGCAGGTTGGCAGAAGTAACATTTGAAGGACATCTTTGTCCATCGTGACAGTCCCTGTCCTCAGCGTGTGGGGGACCTCTGTGATATCAGACACATCCTGTGCGCATTCAAATTTCTAGAAATCATATTGACATCaagaaatcagaaaaaatattagcacaaaaaaatgttaaaccaCGGCCCGCAGAATTAAAGGTTAAGGAGTCAGTAGACGAGGAGACTTCTGGACAAATACACTGGGAGGGATACCCGTGTCCGGTTCTCAGGGACAGGGAGCTCCTCGCATTGTATTCCAAGTGTTAGAAGTTTTCacaaataattcat includes the following:
- the LOC128491577 gene encoding extracellular calcium-sensing receptor-like gives rise to the protein MRYAVEEINGDPSILINLTLGFQAYDSCDTQNFDLEGTLQVVTGYDRAIPNYRCLGHVPLSSVIGPAMSTHSILLAHILGVYHYPQISYVSTSSLLSDRTQFPSFFRTVPSDTFQSKGLAHLVLHLGWTWIGLIAVDNDYGQQGIQLVRQEIIKAGACVAFSENILTNQPDRNAHHIVKVMKASTAMVVVVYATDVDVLPLLDEMLRQNVTQKTLVASEAWSTSTLRSLGKFSTLLIGTIGLALHSGAIPGLREFLNKIHPSMSLARDWVVARALEDLKNCKDGEGPFREGLCANIENFKPWQLLYYMKRARVTLSGGQEMYFNQNGDPPAVYDIVNWQLSPSGTMRFIKVGRYDMTSTQIFSINTSAVFWNSADQQVPVSVCSQSCPPGFWKATKRGEPVCCFQCLPCPQGEISNRTDSIDCIKCPWDTWPNPQKSICLPKPVEYLSYEDPLGRTLSSTSIVSSLFPVFILKIFIQLRTTPIVKANNYSVSCLLLVSLSFCFLCSLAFIGYPQPEKCLLRQVAFGMVFTLCVSCILAKTIMVVFAFMATKPGSALKRWTSPLVSYLIICFCSLLQFLLCIIWLSTAPPFPEQDSESQPRVIILKCNEGSSTAFWSMLGYLGLLAFISFIVAFLARGLPDSFNEAKFITFSMLAFLSVWVSFIPASLSAEGRYIVAMEIFAILASSWALLAFMFAPKCFIILCKPSMNSRENLFKKFQSPDGYI